One Sphingomicrobium marinum genomic window carries:
- a CDS encoding threonine ammonia-lyase, with protein sequence MSVTIDDIRAAAGRIEGQVVKTPMNHSRTLSEIIGAEVWLKFENLQFTAAYKERGALNKLSQLTEEEMTRGVIAASAGNHAQAVAYHGARLGIPVTIVMPEPTPTMKVVQTEGHGANVVLHGKVFDDAYGYARELEDEKGFVFVHPFDDEDIIAGQGTVGLEMLEAAPHLDMLVVPIGGGGLISGIATAAKAINPDIEIVGVEAAMFPAMKNIIEGSEIEIGGDTLAEGIAVKHPGWKTREIIKELVDRIDLVPEDDIEHAVALLVAIEKSVVEGAGAAGLAAMLANPERFAGRKVGTVLCGGNIDTSLLANVLMRELVRQGRIARFRIAAEDRPGALAAITTKFHEHRVNILETNHQRVFTALPAKDTMIEVECQARDAEAIDRLVEALEECGFAVDRTTRI encoded by the coding sequence ATGAGCGTAACCATCGACGATATTCGCGCCGCTGCAGGGCGCATCGAAGGGCAGGTCGTAAAGACCCCCATGAACCATAGCCGCACCCTGTCCGAAATCATCGGCGCGGAAGTCTGGCTGAAGTTCGAGAACCTGCAGTTCACCGCTGCCTACAAGGAGCGCGGCGCGCTCAACAAGTTGAGCCAGTTAACCGAGGAGGAAATGACGCGCGGCGTCATCGCGGCCTCTGCCGGCAACCATGCGCAGGCGGTCGCCTATCACGGCGCGCGGCTCGGCATTCCAGTGACCATCGTGATGCCCGAACCCACCCCGACGATGAAAGTCGTTCAGACCGAAGGGCACGGCGCCAATGTCGTCCTGCACGGCAAGGTTTTCGACGATGCCTATGGTTATGCGCGCGAGTTGGAAGACGAGAAAGGCTTTGTCTTCGTCCACCCCTTCGATGACGAGGACATCATTGCAGGGCAGGGGACCGTGGGGCTCGAAATGCTCGAAGCCGCGCCGCATCTCGACATGCTCGTGGTACCGATTGGTGGGGGCGGGCTGATCAGCGGCATCGCGACCGCGGCCAAGGCCATTAATCCCGATATCGAAATCGTCGGCGTCGAAGCCGCCATGTTCCCGGCAATGAAAAACATCATCGAGGGGAGCGAGATCGAGATCGGCGGCGACACGCTGGCCGAAGGAATCGCGGTCAAGCATCCGGGCTGGAAGACGCGCGAAATCATCAAGGAACTGGTCGACCGCATCGACCTGGTGCCCGAAGACGATATCGAACATGCCGTCGCCTTGCTGGTGGCGATCGAGAAGAGCGTCGTCGAAGGGGCAGGGGCCGCAGGGCTCGCCGCCATGCTCGCCAATCCCGAACGCTTTGCCGGCAGAAAGGTCGGCACCGTACTATGCGGCGGGAATATCGATACCTCGCTGCTGGCCAATGTGCTGATGCGCGAACTCGTACGGCAAGGCCGGATCGCGCGCTTCCGGATCGCGGCGGAGGATCGCCCCGGCGCACTCGCGGCGATCACCACCAAATTTCACGAACACCGCGTCAATATCCTCGAGACGAATCACCAGCGAGTATTCACTGCGCTGCCGGCCAAGGACACGATGATCGAAGTGGAATGCCAGGCGCGCGATGCCGAAGCGATCGACCGGCTGGTCGAGGCGCTGGAGGAATGCGGTTTCGCAGTAGATCGCACCACCCGTATCTGA
- a CDS encoding arginyltransferase: MSAPFRFPKFFVTNPAPCPYLEGKVERKVFTELNGRHASELNEALGRIGFRRSQSVAYRPSCIDCSACVSVRVKATEFKAGKTQRRMLRANADLEVTACKPWTTEEQYELLQTYLSQRHPGGGMAEMDEHDFADMVEQTPVQTYMVEYREPSVDGKPGKLVGACLTDQQSDGLSMIYSFFDCGPGARSGLGTYIILDHIIRAARAKLPYVYLGYWVEGSERMAYKAKFRPMERLGRDGWRSMDAPAPNVDPELRKKAPPARIRTAAKGDKLKID, translated from the coding sequence GTGAGCGCACCATTTCGCTTCCCCAAATTCTTTGTCACCAATCCCGCCCCATGCCCCTATCTGGAGGGCAAGGTGGAGCGGAAGGTGTTCACCGAATTGAACGGCCGCCATGCGAGCGAACTCAACGAAGCGCTCGGACGGATCGGTTTCCGCCGCAGCCAGTCGGTCGCCTATCGGCCCAGCTGCATCGATTGTTCGGCCTGCGTGTCGGTGCGGGTCAAGGCGACCGAATTCAAGGCTGGCAAGACGCAGCGCCGCATGCTGCGCGCCAACGCCGATCTTGAAGTCACGGCGTGCAAGCCGTGGACGACCGAAGAGCAATACGAATTGCTCCAGACCTATCTTTCCCAGCGGCACCCGGGCGGCGGCATGGCCGAGATGGACGAACATGATTTTGCCGACATGGTGGAGCAGACGCCGGTGCAGACCTACATGGTCGAATATCGCGAACCGAGCGTGGACGGAAAGCCGGGCAAGCTCGTCGGCGCCTGCCTGACCGACCAGCAGTCGGACGGCCTTTCGATGATCTACAGCTTCTTCGACTGCGGCCCCGGCGCGCGAAGCGGGCTGGGCACCTACATCATCCTCGATCACATCATTCGCGCGGCGCGCGCCAAGCTTCCCTATGTCTATCTTGGATACTGGGTCGAAGGATCGGAACGCATGGCCTACAAGGCCAAGTTCAGGCCGATGGAACGCCTCGGCCGCGATGGCTGGCGCTCGATGGATGCGCCGGCACCCAATGTCGATCCCGAACTGCGC